The following is a genomic window from Deinococcus aquiradiocola.
CCGTACCCGCCGTGAATCTGGATGGCTTCGTTCGCCGCGTCGAAGGCCATCTCGGACGCGTAGGCCTTGGCGATGCTGCTCTCCGTGCCGTGCGGCAGGCCCTGATCCACCAGCCACGCCGCCTTCCACGCCATCAGGCGGCCCGTCTCGATGCCCATCAGCATCTCGGCCATCTTGAACTGGATCGCCTGGAAGGTGCTGATCGGCTTGCCGAACGCCTCGCGTTCCTTCGCGTACTTCACGCTCTCCTCCAGCGCGCGCCGCGCGACGCCCACGCTGCCCGCCGCGACCGGAATGCGGGTCTTGTCGAGGGTCTTCATGGCGATCTTGAAGCCGTCGCCCAGGCCGCCCAGGACGTTCCCGGCGGGCACGCGGACGTTCTCGAACACCAGTTCCGCCGTGTGACTGGCGCGCTGACCCATCTTGTGCTTGATTTTGTTGGCGGTCATGCCTTCGGGCATGCCTTCCACCACGACGGCGACGCTGGCCTTGTGGCCGCCCTGCCGGTCGGTGGTGGCGAACACCACGGTGATGTCGGCCTTGCCGCCGTTGCTGATCCACATCTTGCTGCCGTTGATGACCCACTCGTCCCCGTCGAGGACGGCGGTGGTGTGCATGGCGGCCGCGTCGGAGCCGTTGTTCGGTTCGCTGAGCGCGAAGGCGGCCAGGGCGGGCTTCTCGACCAGCGGCGACAGGAAGCGCTTCTGCTGTTCTTCGCTGCCGCCCACCAGGATGGGCGTGATGCCGAGCTCGCTGGCCATCAGGACGGTGTAGATGCCCATGCAGCCGTACGCGATCTCCTCACCGATGATGCACTCGTCGAGCATGCCCAGGCCAAGGCCGCCCGCGTGTTCCGGCACGGAGGCGTTCAGCAGGCCGAGTTCGTGGGCTTTCTCCACGATCTGCCAGGGGAGTTCCTCCTTCTGGTCGTACTCGGTCGCGATGGGCATGATCTCGCGGCGCGTGAAGTCGCGGGCGAGCTGCTGGAGTTGCTTCTGTTCGTCGGTCAGGGAAAATTCGATCATGCGTGCCTCCGGGGAGCAGGGCTGAGCAGGCCCGTGGGGTGCCTGACAAACGCTCGCTCGTTTTGACTGAGTACAAAATAACAGGTTCCGGGCCTCCACAGTGAAGCCCCGCCACCACCCCCCCGCCCGCACGAACGGCAGCGCCCCCGGCCGAAACCTGGGGGCGCTGCATGGGTCCTGCCGGAAGCGCTCTTACTTCCTGGTGATGCGGTTCTGCGGGCCGGGCGCGACGGGCGTGTTGGCCTTCAGGTACGCCTGGAAGGCGTCCACGTCCGAGAGGTTCGGCTGCACGAGGCGGTCCGTGCCGTCCTTGAGGACCGTGAAGCCGTCACCGCCGTCCGCGAGGAAGCTGTTCACGGTCACGCGGTACGTGCCGGTGGGCGAGATGTCCGTGCCGCTGAGTTTCAGGTCGCTGACCCTGCTGCCGGTCGCGGCGGCGGCCGTCCAGGTGTACGTGAGGCCCGCGCTGACCTGCAGGACGCGGTTGCTGCCCGCCGTGGGGTTGTCGAACTGCTGCTCCAGCACGGCCTTCAGCTGCGCGCCCGTCAGGGTGACGGTGGTGAGCGTGTTGCCGAAGGGCTGCACGGTGAACGCGTCCCCGAAGTTCACGCTGTTGTCGGGCTTGATGTTGGTGGAGTCGGGCAGGTCGGCGCGGATGCCGCCCGGGTTCATCAGGGCGATGACGGCGTTGCCGGTGGCGGCGCTGCGGGTCGCGGCGAGCTGGCTGTCGGCGATCACGTCGCCCAGGGCGCTCTCGCCCGCGTCGTTCGCGGCGCGCAGGATCTGCGGCACGGCGATCCTGGCGACGACGGTGTTCTTCACGGCGTCCGTGAGGCCTTTGGCCTTGGCGACGATGGCGGTCTCGGCGGGGTCCTTGGGGATGGTGGTGGTGGCGCTGGCGTCCATGACGACGTTCGCGGCCTTGATGGACAGCAGCTTGTGGCTGGCCTTGTCGACCTGCAGGTCGAGGCGCTGCAGCAGGTGGCCGTAGAAGTCGCCCTGGATGACCACGCGGCCGTTCACGAGGCAGTTGTAGCCCTGGTGCGTGTGGCCGCTGATGATGGCGTTCACGGCCGGGTCGACGCGCTTGGCGATGTCGACGATGTTGCCCATCAGGCTGCTGCAGCCCGCGACATTGTACTTGTCGGTGGCGGTGCCGCCCTCGTGGATCAGCATGATGATCGCGTCGGGGTTCTGCGCCTTGATCTCGGGCATGAACTTGTTGACGCTGTCGGCCTCGTCGAGGAAGTTCAGGGTCTTCACGCCGTCCGGGGTGACGATGGTGGGCGTGACCCTGGTGACGGCACCCACGAAGGCGATGCGGGCGCCGCTGGCGGTCGTGACGATCTGGTACGGCGCGAAGACGGGCTTGCCGCTGTCCTTGTCGACGACGTTCGCGCCGAGCCACTTGAAGCTCGCGCCGGGGTAGTTCGCTTCGAACTTGCAGGCCTTGGCGGCGTCGTTGCTGTCGCAGCCGCCGTTCTGCATGCGCAGCAGTTCCTTGAGGCCCTGGTCGAACTCGTGGTTGCCGAGCGCGCTGACCTGCATGCCCATCTTGCTGAGCGCGATGACGCTCGGCTCGTCGCGCAGCAGGCTGCTGATGACGGGCGAAGCGCCGATCAGGTCGCCGCCGCCCACGAGGACCGTGTCGGGGTTGGCGCTGCGGACGCTGTTCACGTACCCGCCGATGATCTCGGCGCCGCCCGCGGCGAGGTTCGCGGTGGCGGCGGGGTTCGCGGCGGTCGGGGCGGGCACCTTGATGCCCGAGAAGCCGGTCGGGACGAGGTTGCCGTGGAAGTCGTTCAGGCCGAGCACGACCACGTCGACGGGTTTGTTCCCGGCGAAGAGGCTACAGCTGGAGAGACCGAGGGCCAGGGTAAGCAGCATCAGGGGGGTTTTCATAGGTCCTCCTCATCTTGAAGCCGGGGTGTCAGGGGTGTGCCCGCGCGGTCGTCCGGCGCGGGTGAACCCGGAATGTCGGCCAGGGGTTCAGCGTAACGCAGGTGACAGTCCACGCCAGCATTGAGACAGCCTTCATGTGCAGCTCATGCCGGGGGCAGTGCGGGACTTCACCGGGAACGGGGTCAGCCGCCCAGTTCCGCGAACACCGAGCGGGAGATCACCACGCGCTGGATCTCGGAGGTCCCCTCGTAGATCTCGGTGATCTTGGCGTCGCGGTACAGGCGCTCCACCGGGTACTCGCGGCTGTACCCGTTCCCGCCGAACACCTGGATCGCCTCGCGCGTCACGTCCACCGCCGCCTCCGACGCGAGCAGCTTCGCGATGCTGGCCTCGCGGCTGTACGGCTGTCCGCTGTCCTTCAGCCACGCGGCCTTCAGGGCCACGAGGCGCGCCGCCTCGATGCGGGCCGCCATGTCCGCGATCTTGAAGCTCACGCCCTGGTTCTGCGCGATGGGCCGCCCGAACTGCTCGCGTTCCAGCGCGTAGCGGGCCGCGTGCTCGAAGGCGGCCCGCGCGATCCCGACGGCCTGCATGGCGATCCCGACGCGCCCGGCATCCAGGCACGCGAGCGCGATGGTGAGGCCCTGCCCTTCCTCGCCGAGCAGGTTCGCGTGCGGGACGCGCACGTCGTCGAAGGAGACGGTGGTGGTGTGCGCCGCGTGCAGCCCGAGCTTCTCCTCGGGCGTCCCGAAGCTCAGGCCGGGCGTGCCGCGCTCCACCACGAAGGCGCTGATGCCGCGCGCGCCGCTGCCGCCGGTGCGGGCCATCACGAGGTACGTGTCGGCCTGGTTGCCGCTCGTGATCCAGGCCTTGCTGCCATTGATGCGCCAGCCGTCCCCGTCCCGTTCGGCGCGGGTGCGGAGGCTGGCGGCGTCGGACCCGGCGGCGCTCTCGGTCAGGCAGAACGCGCCGATGGCCTCGCCGCTCACCAGGGGCCGCAGGTACCGTTCGCGCTGCGCGTCGGTGCCGTAGCACAGCAGCATCTGTTCCGGCAGGCCGTTCTGCACGCTCACGACGACGGCCACGCTCGCGTCGGCCGCCGCGATCTCCTCCAGGCACAGCGCGTACGTGACGCTGTCCAGGCCCGCACCGCCCCACTCTTCCGGGACGGTCGCGCCCAGCAGGCCCAGTTCGGCCAGGCCGCGCAGCTGCTCGCGCGGGTATTCGCCGCTGCGGTCGAAGGCGGCGCTGTGCGGCGCGACGTGCGCCTGGCAGTAGTCGCGGACCGTCTGCACGATCAGGCGTTGCTCGTCCGACAGGCCGAAGCTCAGGCCGGCGGACGGTGCGGCGGGGTGGGCGGCACCGGGGAGGGTGGTGGTCATGCCGTCAGTCTAGCGGCCCTGACGAACGGTCGTTAGTGTGCCGTGCGGGGGCCGCCCGTCTCCCCCGCTCCCGCCCTGCTCAGCGCCACTGCGCGCTGAGTTCCGCCCAGCGCGACGAGTCCAGGCTCACGTCGCCCGGCAGGCGCACGCTGGCCGTGGCGCGGCTCCCCTCCTGCACGTCCGGCTTGCGGCGGCGCGCCAGCTCGAACACGCTCTTGCGTTCGGTCGCGATGTGCAGCACCTCGTCACCGATCTCCATGGCGTGCGTGACCGCCAGCGCGATCTGCGGCGCGATGATGTCCACGTAATCCTGACTGGTGTACACGTCGCTGAACGCCACCGGGTACGCGAACTCGCGCGGCCGGAAGCTCGTCCGCACGATCAGGTGCCGCGCCGCCGCGCGCGCCGCCTCCTCCGCCACCAGTTTCGTCAGCGAGTAGTAGTTCACGACCGGCCCCGGCGTGTCCGACTCGCGGTACTGGCCCTGCTCGCCGTCGAAGACGTAATCGGTGCTGATGTGCAGCAGTTTCGCGCCCACCGCGTTCGCGGCCCGCGCGAGGTGCCGCGTGCCCTCCACGTTCACGGCCCAGCAGCGCTCACGGTCCTGCTCGGCGCCGCCCACGTTCGTGTACGCCGCCGCGTGCACGATCAGGTCCGGACGCTCGGCGGCCACCACCGCGTCCACGCTCTGCACGCTCGTGATGTCCAGTTCCGCGCTGCCCGGCGCGACCAGCCCCGGAATGAGGTCCCGCAGTTCCTTGCCCAGCCGCCCGTTGCCACCCGTCAGGAGAATCTTCACGCCCCCATCCTGCGGGCTGCCGGACACGCACGCAAGCACAGCCGTCCTGAAGGAACGGGGAATGCGGACCTGGACGGGAATCGCGCCTCCCGGCTCGGTCTAGACTGAAGGCATGATCGAGCGCGTCATTCTCGCCAAACCCCGCGGCTTCTGCGCGGGCGTCGTGATGGCCATCGGGGCGGTCGAGAAGGCCGCCCGCAGCGAGGCCCGGCCCGTCACGGTGTACCACAGCATCGTCCACAACCACACCGTCGTGGACCGCCTGGCGTCGCAGTACGGCGTGCACTTCGTGGAGGACCTCGGGAACGTCACGGCCCTCCCGGACGGCGGGGACACCATCGTGTTCAGCGCGCACGGCGTGAGCCCCGCCGTGCGGCAGCGGGCCCGCGACCTGGGCCTGAGCACCATCGACGCCACCTGCCCCCTCGTCACGAAGGTACACTCCGAAGCCAAGAAGTACGCCCGCGAAGGGTACGGCATCCTGCTCATCGGAGACAGCGCGCAGCATCAGGAGGTGCTCGGCACGCAGGGCGAAGCGCCGGAACACACCATCCTGGTCGGCGTGCTCGGCAAGACCGGCCCCGGCCTGCACGACCCGCACACCGTCACGGTCCCGAACCCGGAACGGGTGGTGGTGCTCACGCAGACGACCCTCAGCGTGGACGACACGCGCCGCACCGTCGAGATCCTCAAGGCGCGCTTCCCGCAGCTCGTGATCCCGCCCAGCGAGGACCTCTGCTACGCCACCAAGAACCGGCAGGACGAGGTGAAACGCATCGCGGGCCAGGTGGACGCCTTCCTGGTGCTGACCAGCACGCACAGCTCGAACGGCATGCGCCTGCTGGAACTCGCGCAGGCCGAATGCGGCCGCGCAGAACGCCTCGAAACGGCCGCCGACCTCGCCCGGCTCGACCTGACGGGCGTGCGGTCCGTCGGCATCACGAGCGCCGCCAGCACGCCCGACGACCTCGTGCAGGCCGTCGTCGAACACTTCCGCGCCCTCAATCCGGCGCTCGAGGTCCGCGAAGACGGCGAGTGGGAGAACATCGAGTTCCGCGAACCGCGCAAGATCGGCCCGACCGACGCCCTCCCCCGCACCATGCAGTGACGCCCGGCGGGACGCCCCGCACCCCCTTGTCACCGACGCACGGAACAATACCCCCCAGGTGCGGGCGGTAGACTTCCGGCATGGATTCTTATGATGTTCTGGTCATCGGCGGCGGTCCCGCCGGTTACGTCGCGGCCATCCGCGCCGCCCAGCTCGGCTTCAAGGTCGCGTGCGTCGACGCCTTCGAACGCGGCGGCAAACCCTCCCTCGGCGGCACCTGCCTGAACGTCGGCTGCATCCCCAGCAAGGCGCTCCTCGACTCCAGCGAGAAGTACGAGATGATCCAGCACGAGGCCAGCGAGCACGGCATCGACGTGCAGGGCGCCACCATCAACCTGCAGCGCATGCTGGCCCGCAAGGACCAGGTCGTCGACAAGCTCACGGGCGGCGTCGCGTTCCTCTTCAAGAAGAACAAGATCACCAGCATCCACGGCCTCGGCCGTCTCGTCCGTCAGGAAGGCGACGCCTGGGTCGTCGACGCGGCCGGCACCGAAGTGCTCGCCCGGCGCGTCATCGTCGCGACCGGCAGCAGCCCCCGCGCGCTGCCCGGCGTGCAGTGGAGTGGCCGCATCGTCGAGAACAGCGGCGCCCTCACCCTCCCCGAAGTGCCCGGCAGGCTCGGCGTGATCGGCGCGGGCGTCATCGGCGTGGAACTCGGCAGCGTCTGGCGTCGCCTCGGCGCGCAGGTCACCGTCCTCGAAGCGCTCCCCGGCTTCCTGCTGCCCGCCGACGACGCCGTCAGCAAACTCGCCCTGCGCGAATTCCAGAAGCAGGGCCTCGACTTCCACTTCAGCGTCACGGTCGACCACATCCAGGACAACGGCAACGACGTCACCGTCACGTACACCGAGAACGGCCAGCAGACGACCGCCACCTACGACCGCCTCATCGTGTCCGTCGGCCGCGTCCCCCACACCGCCGGACTCGGCGCGGACGCCGTCAACCTGCAGCTCGACGAGCGCGGCTTCATCAGGGCCGACGCGCACTTCCAGACGAACCTCCCCGGCGTGTACGCCATCGGCGACGTGATCGGCGGCCCCATGCTCGCCCACAAGGCCGAAGACGAAGGCGTCGCCGTCGCCGAACTCATCGCCGGACAGTCCGGACACGTCAACTACAACACCATCCCCTGGGTCATCTACACCACCCCCGAAATCGCCTGGGCGGGCCTCACCGAGAAAGCCGCCAGGGAACAGGGCCACACCGTCAAGACCGGCCAGTTCCCGTTCAGCGCCAACGGCCGCGCCCTCGGCCACAACGACACGCGCGGATTCGTGAAAGTCGTCGCGGACGCCACCACCGACCGCATCCTCGGCGTGCACATGATCGGACCGAACGTCAGCGAACTCATCGCCGAAGCCGTCACCGTCATGGAATTCGGCGGCAGCGCCGAAGACCTCGCCCGCACCGTCCACGCCCACCCCACCCTCAGCGAAGCCGTCAAAGAAGCCGCGCTCGCCGTCGACAAACGCGCCATCCACGCCTGAACCCCGCCCCACTCCACCCACGGCCGCGCCCGCCGCTTGACAGAATCCTCAAAGCCCTGTAATCTTTCGTGCGTGCTGAAAAGCACCCCTTGAAAGGGCGGCAAGCGCAGAGAAACGCGAATGCTGTGGGTGTGGCCCCATCGTCTAACGGTTAGGACACTACCCTTTCAAGGTAGCGATACGGGTTCGAATCCCGTTGGGGTCACCACCATTCTCCCGCTCCGGCACCCGCCAGAGCGGGAGAACTGCTGTACACCCCACCCACGACGACTATAGTGACCCACGTGAGCCAGCCCCCCACCCACGACACCCCCACCTTCACGCCCCCCAGGTGGGTCAGCTGGCTGATCGCCCTCACCCCCATCTTCCCTCCCCTCTACCTCGCCGCCTTCGGCACCCTGAAACACCTGCGCCAGCTGCCGCTCACGGCACGCCGCATCGTGTTCTTCTTCGCCGCCACGCAACTCGTCGCGGCGATCTTCACGCCAGCACCACTCACGTCACTCGGCCTCACCGCCGTCCGCACGGCCGAAGCCCTCGCGATGATCGCCGCCGGCGTCTACCTGCGCGACAGCCGCACCCTGCGCCCCCTGCTGTGGGGACAACTCGTCATCTTCGCGAGCGCCTGGGGGTACACGCTCTACACGCAGGGCGTCGCGGGCGTACAGGCACGACTGGGCCACCCGTACTACTACATCGTCACCCTGGGCCTCGTGGCCACCATCGCCCTGTGGCTCATCGTGTACTGGCGCGGCGCCGGATGGTGGCGCTGGCCAGCCGGCCTGTTTGCCCTCGCCACCCTGCTCGCCTCCGGCAGCCGCGGACCGCTGCTCGCCCTGCTGACCGGCTCCGTCGCCGCCCTCGCCTTCCAGCGCGGAAAACACCGCCGCCCCTGGCTGCTCCTGCCCGTCGTGGCCGTCATCATCCTCGCGATGGTCAGCTTCAGGGCACAGATCACCTTCAAACCGATCGAACGCCTATTAAATGACCAGACCAGCGGCCGCGAATTCGTTTGGCAGGATGCCGTTCATGGCTGGCAAACATCCCCTCTTGGTGGAGTTGGCCCTTATCAAGGTGGTCCCTATCTAACATATTTATTTAAAGACGGTTGTCAGCTGACCCCTACTCTTGAACGCAATGAGATACATTGTCCAGAAAGCTTGATTCCCTGGGCGGGTGCACTATTAATTGCGCACAACGTTTGGCTGCATTGGTTGCTGGAAACTGGCATTATAGGTACATTAGGTTTGCTGACCGTCACCATGTATGGCTTGTGGCTGGCCGTTCGCCAAGGCGACTCCTTCACACTGGCAATCATGTTTGGCTATTTAGCCATAAATATGGTTGATGTAGTATTGACGATGCCAAGTGTACATTTTTCTGAACTCTGGTGGCTACTTATAGGGGTGACATTTAATGCAAAAAAGTGACTACGTATTAGTCTCGCAAACGAATAGTTTACACATCAATAACTATACAGGATTTCGGGAAATTGAAAGATGGGGCGTATGGGGCCTAGGAAAGGACATGGGTATTGAGTATTCAGCAAAATCCCCAAATCTTATAGTTTACCTTTCATTTAATCTACCCTTACCGAACCAAGTTCTCACTATTAAAAATAATAATGTGATTATTTCGAAAATCACAAATCCTGAATATGGAGCAGACTATAAAGGCATATTGCTGCTTGAGAATACTTTAGGAAAAAATAAGCTGACTTTTCATACAAATTATTCTAACGCAGAT
Proteins encoded in this region:
- a CDS encoding acyl-CoA dehydrogenase family protein; this translates as MIEFSLTDEQKQLQQLARDFTRREIMPIATEYDQKEELPWQIVEKAHELGLLNASVPEHAGGLGLGMLDECIIGEEIAYGCMGIYTVLMASELGITPILVGGSEEQQKRFLSPLVEKPALAAFALSEPNNGSDAAAMHTTAVLDGDEWVINGSKMWISNGGKADITVVFATTDRQGGHKASVAVVVEGMPEGMTANKIKHKMGQRASHTAELVFENVRVPAGNVLGGLGDGFKIAMKTLDKTRIPVAAGSVGVARRALEESVKYAKEREAFGKPISTFQAIQFKMAEMLMGIETGRLMAWKAAWLVDQGLPHGTESSIAKAYASEMAFDAANEAIQIHGGYGYVGEYPVEKLLRDVKLNQIYEGTNEIQRVVIARSLLK
- a CDS encoding bifunctional metallophosphatase/5'-nucleotidase; amino-acid sequence: MKTPLMLLTLALGLSSCSLFAGNKPVDVVVLGLNDFHGNLVPTGFSGIKVPAPTAANPAATANLAAGGAEIIGGYVNSVRSANPDTVLVGGGDLIGASPVISSLLRDEPSVIALSKMGMQVSALGNHEFDQGLKELLRMQNGGCDSNDAAKACKFEANYPGASFKWLGANVVDKDSGKPVFAPYQIVTTASGARIAFVGAVTRVTPTIVTPDGVKTLNFLDEADSVNKFMPEIKAQNPDAIIMLIHEGGTATDKYNVAGCSSLMGNIVDIAKRVDPAVNAIISGHTHQGYNCLVNGRVVIQGDFYGHLLQRLDLQVDKASHKLLSIKAANVVMDASATTTIPKDPAETAIVAKAKGLTDAVKNTVVARIAVPQILRAANDAGESALGDVIADSQLAATRSAATGNAVIALMNPGGIRADLPDSTNIKPDNSVNFGDAFTVQPFGNTLTTVTLTGAQLKAVLEQQFDNPTAGSNRVLQVSAGLTYTWTAAAATGSRVSDLKLSGTDISPTGTYRVTVNSFLADGGDGFTVLKDGTDRLVQPNLSDVDAFQAYLKANTPVAPGPQNRITRK
- a CDS encoding acyl-CoA dehydrogenase, whose amino-acid sequence is MTTTLPGAAHPAAPSAGLSFGLSDEQRLIVQTVRDYCQAHVAPHSAAFDRSGEYPREQLRGLAELGLLGATVPEEWGGAGLDSVTYALCLEEIAAADASVAVVVSVQNGLPEQMLLCYGTDAQRERYLRPLVSGEAIGAFCLTESAAGSDAASLRTRAERDGDGWRINGSKAWITSGNQADTYLVMARTGGSGARGISAFVVERGTPGLSFGTPEEKLGLHAAHTTTVSFDDVRVPHANLLGEEGQGLTIALACLDAGRVGIAMQAVGIARAAFEHAARYALEREQFGRPIAQNQGVSFKIADMAARIEAARLVALKAAWLKDSGQPYSREASIAKLLASEAAVDVTREAIQVFGGNGYSREYPVERLYRDAKITEIYEGTSEIQRVVISRSVFAELGG
- a CDS encoding SDR family oxidoreductase, coding for MKILLTGGNGRLGKELRDLIPGLVAPGSAELDITSVQSVDAVVAAERPDLIVHAAAYTNVGGAEQDRERCWAVNVEGTRHLARAANAVGAKLLHISTDYVFDGEQGQYRESDTPGPVVNYYSLTKLVAEEAARAAARHLIVRTSFRPREFAYPVAFSDVYTSQDYVDIIAPQIALAVTHAMEIGDEVLHIATERKSVFELARRRKPDVQEGSRATASVRLPGDVSLDSSRWAELSAQWR
- the ispH gene encoding 4-hydroxy-3-methylbut-2-enyl diphosphate reductase, producing MIERVILAKPRGFCAGVVMAIGAVEKAARSEARPVTVYHSIVHNHTVVDRLASQYGVHFVEDLGNVTALPDGGDTIVFSAHGVSPAVRQRARDLGLSTIDATCPLVTKVHSEAKKYAREGYGILLIGDSAQHQEVLGTQGEAPEHTILVGVLGKTGPGLHDPHTVTVPNPERVVVLTQTTLSVDDTRRTVEILKARFPQLVIPPSEDLCYATKNRQDEVKRIAGQVDAFLVLTSTHSSNGMRLLELAQAECGRAERLETAADLARLDLTGVRSVGITSAASTPDDLVQAVVEHFRALNPALEVREDGEWENIEFREPRKIGPTDALPRTMQ
- the lpdA gene encoding dihydrolipoyl dehydrogenase, which produces MDSYDVLVIGGGPAGYVAAIRAAQLGFKVACVDAFERGGKPSLGGTCLNVGCIPSKALLDSSEKYEMIQHEASEHGIDVQGATINLQRMLARKDQVVDKLTGGVAFLFKKNKITSIHGLGRLVRQEGDAWVVDAAGTEVLARRVIVATGSSPRALPGVQWSGRIVENSGALTLPEVPGRLGVIGAGVIGVELGSVWRRLGAQVTVLEALPGFLLPADDAVSKLALREFQKQGLDFHFSVTVDHIQDNGNDVTVTYTENGQQTTATYDRLIVSVGRVPHTAGLGADAVNLQLDERGFIRADAHFQTNLPGVYAIGDVIGGPMLAHKAEDEGVAVAELIAGQSGHVNYNTIPWVIYTTPEIAWAGLTEKAAREQGHTVKTGQFPFSANGRALGHNDTRGFVKVVADATTDRILGVHMIGPNVSELIAEAVTVMEFGGSAEDLARTVHAHPTLSEAVKEAALAVDKRAIHA
- a CDS encoding O-antigen ligase family protein — encoded protein: MSQPPTHDTPTFTPPRWVSWLIALTPIFPPLYLAAFGTLKHLRQLPLTARRIVFFFAATQLVAAIFTPAPLTSLGLTAVRTAEALAMIAAGVYLRDSRTLRPLLWGQLVIFASAWGYTLYTQGVAGVQARLGHPYYYIVTLGLVATIALWLIVYWRGAGWWRWPAGLFALATLLASGSRGPLLALLTGSVAALAFQRGKHRRPWLLLPVVAVIILAMVSFRAQITFKPIERLLNDQTSGREFVWQDAVHGWQTSPLGGVGPYQGGPYLTYLFKDGCQLTPTLERNEIHCPESLIPWAGALLIAHNVWLHWLLETGIIGTLGLLTVTMYGLWLAVRQGDSFTLAIMFGYLAINMVDVVLTMPSVHFSELWWLLIGVTFNAKK